One stretch of Corynebacterium callunae DSM 20147 DNA includes these proteins:
- a CDS encoding ABC transporter permease has product MLNNGALVGLIVLCVGLFIATPHFLTIPNLINIGIQSATVAILAFGMTFVIVTAGIDLSVGSVAALGAMTSAYFFSEVGLPGWITLLIGLFIGLLAGAISGISIAYGKLPAFIATLAMMSIARGITLVISQGSPIPSAPAVNALGRTYLGIPMPILMMALAGIVCWFILSRTVLGRSMYAIGGNMEAARLSGLPVKRILVMVYALAGVYAALAGLVMTGRLSSAQPQAGVGYELDAIAAVVIGGASLAGGSGKATGTLIGAILLAVIRNGLNILNVSSFWQQIVIGCVIAIAVGFDVIRNKTSK; this is encoded by the coding sequence ATGCTCAATAACGGAGCATTAGTAGGACTTATTGTGTTGTGTGTTGGCCTATTTATTGCCACGCCACACTTTCTTACGATTCCCAACCTGATCAATATCGGTATTCAATCAGCAACCGTGGCCATCTTGGCGTTCGGCATGACTTTCGTTATTGTCACCGCAGGTATTGATCTCTCGGTGGGATCAGTGGCTGCTTTGGGCGCCATGACTTCTGCCTACTTTTTCTCTGAGGTTGGTCTACCTGGTTGGATCACACTGCTTATTGGCCTCTTTATTGGTCTTTTGGCAGGTGCAATCTCAGGCATTTCAATTGCTTATGGCAAGCTCCCGGCATTTATTGCCACCTTGGCCATGATGTCCATTGCCCGCGGTATCACCTTGGTGATTTCTCAAGGTTCACCAATCCCCAGCGCACCCGCCGTTAATGCATTGGGCCGTACCTATCTCGGAATTCCGATGCCAATTTTGATGATGGCCCTTGCCGGAATTGTGTGCTGGTTTATTTTGAGCCGCACGGTACTCGGACGATCCATGTACGCCATCGGCGGAAACATGGAAGCAGCCCGACTTTCTGGACTCCCAGTCAAGCGCATCTTGGTCATGGTTTATGCCTTGGCAGGTGTATATGCAGCCCTCGCTGGTTTGGTGATGACAGGACGTTTGTCCTCTGCGCAGCCACAGGCTGGTGTGGGTTATGAACTTGATGCTATTGCAGCAGTTGTTATCGGTGGCGCTTCTTTGGCAGGCGGCTCTGGTAAAGCAACTGGAACACTAATCGGCGCAATTTTGCTGGCGGTTATCCGCAATGGCTTGAACATTCTTAATGTGTCGTCATTTTGGCAGCAAATTGTCATTGGCTGTGTGATTGCTATCGCCGTCGGTTTCGACGTTATTCGTAATAAGACCTCCAAATAG
- a CDS encoding D-ribose ABC transporter substrate-binding protein, whose translation MNARKILALTTSVALAFSVAACNRESADTSAEGGATEGSITLALSTQTNPFFVQLRDGAQEKADELGVTLNVQDASDDAATQANQLNNAVTTGAGVVIVNPTDSDAVVPSVEALNQAEIPVVAVDRSSNGGEISSFVASDNVAGGAQAAAAMAEAIGGEGEIIILQGIAGSSASRDRGKGFEEEIAKHSGITVAAKQTANFDRAEGLDVTTNLLQAHPNVKAIFAENDEMALGAIEALGDRAGKDVMVVGFDGTSDGLTAVEDGRMLATIAQQPEELGAKAVEEAAKLLRGEEAQADVPVEVVTVKLDNVVDFK comes from the coding sequence ATGAACGCTCGTAAGATCCTTGCCCTGACCACCTCTGTTGCACTGGCATTCAGCGTTGCTGCCTGCAACCGCGAATCTGCCGATACTTCCGCAGAGGGCGGTGCAACCGAAGGCTCCATCACCTTGGCACTTTCAACTCAAACCAATCCTTTCTTCGTGCAGCTGCGTGATGGCGCGCAGGAGAAAGCTGATGAGCTTGGTGTGACCCTCAACGTCCAAGATGCCTCCGATGATGCAGCAACTCAGGCTAATCAGCTCAACAATGCGGTAACCACTGGTGCCGGAGTTGTCATTGTTAACCCAACTGATTCAGATGCAGTTGTTCCTTCCGTGGAGGCGCTCAATCAGGCTGAGATTCCAGTGGTAGCGGTGGACCGCTCCTCCAACGGAGGTGAAATTTCTTCCTTCGTAGCTTCCGACAACGTGGCCGGCGGCGCTCAGGCAGCTGCTGCCATGGCAGAAGCTATTGGTGGCGAAGGTGAGATCATCATCTTGCAGGGAATCGCCGGTTCATCTGCATCTCGTGACCGTGGCAAGGGCTTTGAAGAGGAGATCGCAAAGCACTCCGGAATCACTGTTGCCGCCAAGCAGACCGCGAACTTCGATCGCGCTGAAGGCCTTGACGTTACGACCAACCTGCTACAAGCTCACCCAAACGTAAAGGCAATCTTCGCGGAGAACGATGAGATGGCTCTGGGTGCAATTGAGGCACTGGGCGATCGTGCGGGCAAGGACGTTATGGTTGTTGGCTTCGACGGAACCTCCGATGGCCTTACCGCAGTAGAGGACGGCCGCATGCTTGCCACCATTGCCCAGCAGCCAGAGGAACTTGGTGCAAAGGCTGTAGAAGAGGCTGCGAAGCTGCTGCGTGGTGAAGAAGCACAGGCTGACGTCCCTGTTGAGGTTGTCACTGTCAAGCTCGACAACGTTGTAGATTTCAAGTAG
- the rbsD gene encoding D-ribose pyranase yields MKKSGILNPDLSYALARLGHTDMWAIADCGLPIPDHVEVIDLALVFGIPTFAQVSAAILDEVVVEGVILAEQSPAEIRELLPSEVEEISHEELKKLIDDCAFVVRTGDTTAYANAIFKAGVAF; encoded by the coding sequence ATGAAAAAGTCCGGGATCCTTAACCCTGATCTCAGCTATGCACTAGCTCGTCTAGGACATACTGATATGTGGGCGATTGCCGATTGTGGCCTCCCAATTCCTGATCATGTTGAGGTCATTGACCTTGCCTTGGTTTTCGGAATTCCTACTTTTGCTCAGGTATCCGCCGCCATCCTTGATGAGGTAGTGGTGGAGGGCGTGATCCTTGCAGAGCAGTCGCCTGCTGAGATTCGTGAGCTTCTACCTTCTGAAGTAGAGGAAATATCTCACGAGGAGCTTAAAAAGCTCATCGATGACTGTGCTTTTGTGGTGCGCACCGGTGATACCACCGCTTATGCCAATGCCATTTTTAAGGCAGGAGTGGCGTTTTAA
- a CDS encoding GNAT family N-acetyltransferase yields MQFAENPRLANDAVILEPLSHQWTSDLQEAVASQELWRHWFVALPTPEGMAEEIDRRLAEHEDGLCAPWAIISTATGRAVGMTSFHTLDHANRRLEIGRTWMSAHVHGAGINPAVKFLQLERAFEVLGVNAVEFRTNWHNHRSRAAIERLGAKQDGVLRKHKIHPDGTVRDTVIYSITNDEWPAVKLTLLERMHRRLQVPTMPNEKAFFDAS; encoded by the coding sequence ATGCAATTCGCTGAAAACCCGCGTCTGGCGAACGACGCGGTGATCCTGGAGCCATTGTCACATCAGTGGACTTCAGATCTCCAAGAAGCTGTCGCCTCACAAGAATTGTGGCGTCATTGGTTCGTCGCTCTACCTACCCCAGAGGGCATGGCAGAGGAAATTGATCGTCGTCTGGCTGAGCATGAAGATGGTTTGTGTGCTCCATGGGCGATCATTTCAACTGCTACCGGCCGTGCTGTTGGTATGACCTCCTTCCATACACTTGACCATGCGAATAGACGCCTGGAAATTGGTCGTACCTGGATGTCTGCGCATGTCCATGGTGCTGGCATTAATCCAGCCGTGAAATTCCTGCAGCTGGAACGTGCTTTTGAAGTTCTGGGCGTTAATGCTGTGGAATTCCGTACTAACTGGCACAATCACCGTTCCCGCGCTGCTATCGAGCGTTTGGGTGCAAAGCAGGACGGTGTGCTGCGTAAGCACAAGATTCATCCAGACGGAACGGTGCGGGATACCGTTATCTATTCCATTACCAATGATGAATGGCCAGCAGTCAAGCTCACCCTTTTGGAACGTATGCATCGCCGTTTGCAAGTGCCAACAATGCCTAATGAGAAAGCATTTTTTGACGCTAGTTAA
- a CDS encoding bile acid:sodium symporter family protein gives MSTTTQVSQAKSEDRAAYIAALGFPVLVIIGGIIGFSASDAVLNISSWVNPLLGIVMFAMGLTLQPVDFALVAKRPLPVLIGVFAQYVIMPLLAVFVVWILQLPAEIAAGVILVGCAPGGTSSNVVSYLSRGDVALSVTMTSISTLLAPILTPLLTLWLAGQYMPLNAGAMAISIVQMVLVPVIGGIVVRMIFPKAVTKVLGLLPWISVIAISMIVAIVVAGSREKIIEAGLLVLLAVMIHNGLGYTLGYLAGKFTGQPVASRRTIAIEVGMQNSGLAAGLAAQYMSPMSALPGAIFSVWHNLSGAILAALCRTADKRAAQKAALAEA, from the coding sequence TTGAGTACAACAACACAAGTAAGCCAGGCAAAATCCGAAGACAGGGCAGCGTATATTGCCGCTTTGGGTTTTCCAGTACTGGTTATCATTGGTGGCATTATTGGATTCAGTGCCTCTGATGCGGTGCTAAATATTTCTTCCTGGGTTAACCCACTTTTGGGCATTGTTATGTTTGCCATGGGATTAACTCTGCAACCGGTTGATTTCGCGCTGGTGGCCAAGCGTCCATTGCCGGTTTTGATCGGTGTTTTTGCGCAGTATGTCATCATGCCGCTGCTAGCCGTTTTTGTGGTGTGGATTTTGCAACTACCGGCAGAAATTGCAGCTGGTGTGATCTTGGTTGGTTGTGCTCCAGGTGGCACGTCCTCCAATGTGGTGTCTTATCTTTCCCGTGGAGACGTGGCGTTGTCTGTAACCATGACCTCTATCTCCACGTTATTGGCTCCTATTCTTACCCCGCTTCTGACTCTGTGGCTGGCTGGACAATATATGCCGCTTAATGCTGGTGCAATGGCAATTTCCATCGTGCAGATGGTGTTAGTTCCTGTAATTGGCGGCATTGTGGTTCGCATGATCTTCCCCAAGGCTGTAACTAAGGTGCTTGGACTTTTGCCTTGGATCTCAGTTATCGCAATTTCCATGATTGTGGCCATTGTGGTTGCGGGATCTCGGGAAAAGATCATTGAGGCAGGCCTATTGGTACTGCTAGCAGTGATGATTCACAACGGCCTGGGATATACCTTGGGATATCTGGCTGGCAAGTTCACCGGCCAACCAGTGGCATCACGCCGCACCATTGCTATCGAAGTTGGTATGCAAAACTCTGGCTTGGCTGCTGGCCTTGCAGCTCAATATATGTCTCCAATGTCGGCTCTGCCCGGCGCGATTTTCTCCGTGTGGCATAACCTTTCTGGAGCTATTTTGGCCGCGTTGTGCCGTACTGCGGATAAACGTGCTGCACAAAAGGCAGCGCTTGCTGAGGCCTAA
- the gatB gene encoding Asp-tRNA(Asn)/Glu-tRNA(Gln) amidotransferase subunit GatB: MTAAFYDLMDFDEVLEKYDPVMGLEVHVELGTETKMFSASSANFGAEPNSNVDPVSLGLPGALPVVNAKGVEWAIKIGLALNCSIAESSRFARKNYFYPDQPKNYQISQYDEPIAYDGYLDVQLEDGTEWRVEIERAHMEEDTGKLTHLGGTSGRIHGATASLVDCNRAGIPLIEIVTKPIEGAGARAPEIAKAYVSALRDLVKALGVSDGRLDQGSMRVDANLSLRPVGQQEFGTRTETKNINSLKSVEQAITFEMQRQAQVLDNGGVIDQETRHYQETDGSTSKGRPKETAEDYRYFNDPDLPPVIAPREWVEEIRATLPELPWVRRARIQEEWKLSDAEMRDLINANALDLIIETVEAGTTPDEARAWWVSYISQKANEAGVELDALGISPSHVARVVALVSEGKLTNKLARQAIDGVIAGEGDVDAVVAARGLEVVRDDGAIEKAVDDALAANPDIVEKYRAGNTKVTGAIVGAVMKATRGKADPAQVNKLIAAKLS, translated from the coding sequence ATGACTGCAGCCTTTTATGATCTGATGGACTTCGATGAAGTTCTAGAGAAGTATGACCCCGTAATGGGCCTTGAGGTCCACGTCGAGTTGGGCACCGAGACCAAGATGTTCTCGGCATCTTCTGCCAACTTTGGCGCTGAACCCAATAGCAACGTAGATCCTGTTTCCCTAGGCTTGCCTGGCGCGTTGCCAGTCGTTAATGCCAAGGGTGTGGAATGGGCAATCAAGATTGGTTTGGCGCTGAACTGCAGCATCGCTGAATCTTCTCGCTTTGCGCGTAAGAATTACTTCTATCCTGACCAGCCAAAAAACTACCAGATCTCACAGTACGATGAGCCAATTGCTTATGATGGCTACCTCGATGTGCAGCTGGAAGACGGCACCGAGTGGCGTGTTGAGATTGAGCGCGCACACATGGAAGAAGACACTGGAAAGCTCACCCACCTGGGCGGCACTTCCGGACGTATTCACGGCGCTACTGCTTCTTTGGTGGACTGCAACCGTGCTGGTATTCCGCTAATTGAGATCGTGACCAAGCCAATTGAAGGCGCGGGTGCCCGCGCCCCTGAGATTGCTAAGGCATATGTTTCTGCGCTTCGTGACCTAGTTAAGGCCCTTGGAGTATCTGACGGTCGCTTGGATCAAGGTTCTATGCGTGTCGACGCAAACCTCTCACTGCGTCCAGTTGGCCAGCAGGAGTTTGGTACTCGTACCGAAACCAAGAACATCAACTCTCTGAAGTCTGTTGAGCAGGCAATTACCTTTGAAATGCAGCGCCAGGCTCAGGTGCTGGACAATGGCGGAGTTATTGATCAGGAAACTCGCCACTACCAGGAAACTGATGGTTCTACCTCTAAGGGTCGCCCAAAGGAGACTGCTGAGGATTACCGTTATTTCAACGATCCTGATCTGCCTCCAGTGATTGCTCCTCGCGAGTGGGTGGAAGAAATCCGCGCTACCTTGCCTGAGCTGCCTTGGGTGCGTCGTGCTCGTATCCAGGAAGAGTGGAAGCTTTCCGACGCCGAAATGCGTGACCTTATCAACGCCAATGCGCTTGATTTGATCATCGAGACCGTTGAAGCTGGAACAACTCCTGATGAAGCTCGTGCGTGGTGGGTTTCCTACATTTCCCAAAAGGCTAATGAAGCTGGTGTGGAATTGGATGCTCTTGGCATTAGCCCAAGCCATGTTGCGCGTGTGGTTGCCTTGGTTTCTGAAGGCAAGCTCACCAATAAGCTGGCCCGTCAAGCAATCGACGGTGTTATTGCCGGCGAGGGCGATGTCGACGCAGTGGTAGCTGCTCGTGGTCTTGAAGTTGTGCGCGATGATGGAGCCATTGAAAAGGCCGTTGATGATGCCTTGGCTGCAAACCCTGACATCGTTGAGAAGTACCGTGCTGGTAACACCAAGGTCACTGGTGCCATTGTTGGCGCTGTAATGAAAGCGACTCGCGGTAAGGCTGATCCGGCACAGGTTAATAAGCTCATTGCAGCAAAACTTTCATAA
- a CDS encoding NADPH-dependent F420 reductase: protein MTNYTIFGNGNMATAIAGVLTKGGATVEHIGSEESATATINGDVVILAVPYPAVEGIIANHKAAFAGKNIIDITNPLDFNTFDSLVVPVGSSATAEIQAQLPESRVLKAFNTTFAATLATGKVGDLSTTVLVAGDDEAAKTALITDVNAGGLDAIDAGSLKRAHELEAVGFLQLTLAASEKISWTGGFGVIK from the coding sequence ATGACCAACTACACCATTTTCGGTAACGGCAACATGGCAACCGCTATTGCAGGCGTTTTGACCAAGGGCGGCGCAACTGTAGAGCACATCGGCTCTGAAGAGTCCGCAACCGCAACCATCAATGGTGACGTTGTTATCTTGGCTGTTCCTTACCCTGCAGTTGAGGGCATTATCGCTAACCACAAGGCTGCCTTCGCAGGCAAGAACATTATCGATATCACCAACCCACTCGACTTCAACACCTTCGATTCCCTCGTTGTACCAGTTGGTTCCTCTGCAACTGCAGAGATCCAGGCTCAGCTTCCTGAGTCCCGCGTACTGAAGGCTTTCAACACCACCTTCGCTGCTACCTTGGCTACCGGCAAGGTCGGCGACCTTAGCACCACCGTTCTTGTTGCAGGTGACGATGAGGCAGCTAAGACCGCCCTAATCACCGACGTTAACGCTGGCGGCCTGGACGCAATCGATGCAGGTTCCCTCAAGCGCGCTCACGAGCTCGAGGCTGTTGGATTCCTGCAGCTCACCCTCGCAGCTTCCGAGAAGATCTCTTGGACCGGCGGCTTCGGCGTTATCAAGTAA
- the mgrA gene encoding L-glyceraldehyde 3-phosphate reductase has translation MGRMAYQPADNRYDSMLYRKVGESGLKLPAISLGLWHNFGDDKPLETQRAIIHRAFDRGVTHFDLANNYGPPAGSAEINFGRILQEDLKNHRDELIISSKAGWDMWPGPYGFGGSRKYLVSSLDQSLQRLGVDYVDIFYHHRPDPETPLQETLYALRDIVASGKALYVGISSYGPELTAEAAEFMAEEGCPLLIHQPSYSLVNRWVEEPGDDGESLLQTAAFNGMGVIAFSPLAQGLLTDKYLNGIPEGSRAAQGKSLSEGMLSVENIDMVRRLNDIAQERGQSLAQMALAWVLREQGEYGANTVTSALIGASSVAQLDNSLDSLGNLTFSDAELEAIDEIAHDAGINLWARATKSKTREN, from the coding sequence ATGGGGCGCATGGCTTATCAACCTGCGGACAACCGCTATGACTCAATGCTTTATCGAAAGGTCGGAGAATCCGGCCTCAAGCTACCCGCCATCTCTCTTGGTCTGTGGCATAACTTCGGTGATGATAAACCCCTGGAAACCCAGCGCGCGATTATTCACCGTGCTTTTGACAGGGGAGTAACCCACTTTGACCTGGCTAATAACTATGGCCCACCAGCAGGTTCTGCAGAAATCAACTTTGGACGCATCCTCCAAGAAGATCTCAAGAACCACCGCGATGAGCTCATCATTTCTTCCAAAGCTGGCTGGGACATGTGGCCCGGCCCCTATGGTTTTGGTGGCTCCCGCAAATACTTGGTCAGCTCCCTAGACCAGTCTTTGCAGCGTTTGGGTGTGGATTATGTAGACATTTTCTACCATCACCGTCCAGACCCTGAGACTCCTTTGCAAGAAACGCTCTACGCACTGCGCGATATTGTCGCTTCAGGCAAGGCACTCTATGTCGGAATTTCTTCCTATGGCCCAGAGCTTACTGCGGAGGCTGCAGAGTTCATGGCAGAAGAGGGCTGTCCACTGCTTATTCATCAGCCCAGCTACTCGCTAGTTAATCGCTGGGTTGAAGAACCGGGCGATGATGGTGAATCCCTGTTGCAAACTGCTGCCTTTAATGGCATGGGCGTTATTGCTTTTTCACCATTGGCGCAGGGCTTGCTCACTGATAAATACCTCAATGGAATTCCCGAAGGCTCACGCGCAGCCCAAGGTAAGTCTTTGTCAGAGGGCATGTTGAGCGTGGAAAACATCGATATGGTGCGTCGTCTTAACGATATTGCACAGGAGCGTGGACAATCGCTGGCACAGATGGCTTTGGCCTGGGTGTTGCGTGAGCAGGGCGAATACGGTGCAAATACGGTAACCAGCGCGCTGATCGGCGCTTCTTCGGTAGCGCAATTGGATAATAGCCTGGATTCCTTAGGCAATCTCACCTTCAGTGATGCCGAGCTTGAGGCTATTGATGAGATCGCGCACGATGCTGGTATTAACCTTTGGGCCCGCGCTACCAAATCTAAAACCCGCGAAAATTAA
- the lysE gene encoding L-lysine exporter, with the protein MEIFMTGLLLGASLLLAIGPQNVLVIKQGIKREGITAVIVVCLLSDIVLFSAGTLGVGLLSNTAPIVLDILRWCGIAYLLWFAVMAAKDAMQPPKEGTSIIEETEPTLPQNSPTTGGGTSALATDTRQVLKTNPRQGFVEKRPVWVKPMLMAIVLTWLNPNAYLDSFVFIGGVGAQYGETGRWIFAAGAFAASLIWFPVVGYGAAALSRPLSSPKVWRWINVGVAIVLSGLALKLILMG; encoded by the coding sequence ATGGAAATCTTCATGACAGGTCTGCTTTTAGGAGCCAGTCTGTTGCTGGCAATCGGCCCGCAGAATGTACTGGTGATTAAACAAGGAATTAAACGTGAGGGCATCACAGCTGTCATTGTGGTGTGTCTCTTATCTGACATCGTGCTTTTTAGCGCGGGCACTTTAGGAGTTGGACTGCTTTCCAACACCGCGCCAATCGTGTTGGATATTTTGCGCTGGTGTGGCATTGCATATCTTTTATGGTTTGCTGTTATGGCTGCCAAAGACGCAATGCAGCCACCCAAAGAAGGCACTTCGATTATTGAAGAAACTGAGCCAACACTCCCCCAAAATTCGCCCACCACAGGTGGGGGAACTTCGGCGTTGGCTACTGATACCCGTCAAGTTTTAAAGACTAACCCCAGGCAAGGATTCGTCGAAAAGCGCCCGGTTTGGGTGAAACCCATGCTAATGGCCATCGTTTTAACGTGGCTGAACCCAAATGCTTATTTGGATTCTTTTGTTTTTATTGGCGGTGTGGGCGCGCAATATGGTGAGACGGGGCGCTGGATTTTTGCGGCCGGCGCTTTTGCTGCCAGCCTAATTTGGTTCCCCGTGGTGGGTTATGGTGCAGCAGCGCTATCACGCCCACTATCCAGCCCCAAGGTGTGGCGCTGGATTAATGTGGGCGTGGCGATTGTGCTGTCCGGACTCGCCCTAAAGCTCATCCTGATGGGTTAA
- a CDS encoding LysR family transcriptional regulator ArgP — MNPSHLETLLAIVDEGSFEGASLALSISPSAVSQRIKALEHSVGRVLVSRTQPAKATDAGEVLVQAARKMALLQAETQAQLSGRLAEIPLTIAINADSLSTWFPPVFAEVASWGGATLSLRIEDESHTLSLLRRGDVLGAVTTEENPVAGCESVRLGVMRHLPVATPKFRDTYTTSKGLDWESMPVLRFGPKDVLQDGDLIGRVSGRIGRRRVSIVPSAEGFGEAVRLGLGWGLLPETQAAPMLESGDVILLDNNFVDTPMFWQRWRLESRSLTRLTEAVINAATVGLRP; from the coding sequence ATGAACCCTTCGCACCTGGAAACCCTGCTCGCCATTGTTGATGAAGGCAGTTTTGAAGGAGCCTCTTTAGCTTTATCAATATCGCCCTCCGCAGTAAGCCAACGTATTAAAGCTCTAGAGCATTCGGTTGGTCGAGTACTGGTTTCTCGCACCCAACCTGCAAAGGCTACCGATGCTGGCGAAGTACTGGTCCAAGCAGCTCGCAAAATGGCGCTTTTGCAGGCTGAAACTCAGGCGCAATTATCGGGCCGTCTGGCTGAAATTCCATTGACTATCGCCATTAATGCCGATTCACTTTCCACCTGGTTTCCGCCAGTTTTTGCGGAGGTTGCAAGTTGGGGTGGGGCGACGCTCTCGCTGCGAATCGAAGATGAATCCCACACGTTATCGCTACTTAGACGAGGAGATGTATTGGGGGCTGTCACTACAGAAGAAAACCCAGTCGCCGGATGTGAATCCGTGCGACTGGGTGTTATGAGGCATCTTCCGGTGGCAACCCCAAAATTCCGCGATACCTACACCACAAGCAAGGGCTTAGATTGGGAATCGATGCCGGTGCTGAGATTCGGACCCAAAGATGTTCTCCAGGATGGAGACTTGATTGGGCGAGTATCTGGCCGCATTGGGCGACGGCGCGTATCGATCGTCCCCTCAGCTGAAGGTTTTGGTGAAGCCGTGCGTTTAGGGCTGGGCTGGGGGCTGTTGCCTGAGACTCAAGCTGCCCCCATGTTGGAATCGGGAGATGTAATTTTATTGGATAACAACTTTGTTGATACACCTATGTTTTGGCAGCGTTGGCGCCTAGAGTCAAGGTCATTGACTAGACTGACGGAAGCAGTCATCAACGCTGCCACGGTGGGTTTAAGGCCTTAG
- a CDS encoding glutathione S-transferase family protein codes for MTKESSDWTGAPQNASPDGEFVRDTNYITDRIVADVPEGSAPVAQSDGIFHWPVEAGRYRLVAARACPWAHRTVITRRLLGLEDVISLGLAGPTHDIRSWTFDLDPGEVDPVLQIPRLQEAYFNRFPDYPRGITVPALVEESSKKVVTNDYPSITIDFNLEWKKFHREGAPDLYPAELREEMAPVMKRIFTEVNNGVYRTGFAGSQEAHNEAFERLWVALDWLEERLSTQRYLMGDHITEADIRLYPTLVRFDAVYHGHFKCGRNKITEMPNLWGYLRDLFQTPGFGDTTDFTEIKQHYYITHAEINPTQIVPVGPDLSGFNTPHGREKLGGSPFAPGVTLPGPIPAGEEVKNPEPFQL; via the coding sequence ATGACCAAGGAATCTTCAGATTGGACCGGCGCCCCTCAAAACGCCTCACCGGATGGTGAATTTGTCCGCGACACCAATTACATCACCGACCGCATCGTGGCAGATGTCCCCGAGGGCTCGGCACCAGTCGCCCAGTCCGACGGCATCTTCCACTGGCCCGTTGAAGCTGGACGTTACCGTCTAGTTGCAGCACGCGCTTGCCCATGGGCTCACCGCACCGTAATTACCCGCCGACTCCTCGGCCTCGAGGACGTTATTTCCCTCGGCCTGGCTGGACCAACCCACGACATTCGCTCTTGGACCTTCGATCTTGATCCCGGCGAAGTTGATCCCGTACTGCAGATCCCTCGCTTGCAGGAAGCCTATTTCAATCGCTTCCCCGATTACCCTCGCGGCATTACAGTGCCTGCCTTGGTGGAAGAATCTTCCAAGAAGGTTGTCACCAATGACTACCCTTCCATCACCATCGACTTCAATTTGGAGTGGAAGAAGTTCCACCGCGAAGGCGCTCCTGATTTGTACCCTGCAGAGCTGCGCGAAGAAATGGCTCCTGTAATGAAGCGCATCTTCACCGAGGTCAACAATGGCGTCTACCGCACTGGCTTCGCTGGCAGCCAAGAGGCACACAATGAAGCTTTTGAGCGTTTGTGGGTAGCCCTGGATTGGCTAGAAGAACGCTTGTCGACGCAGCGTTACCTGATGGGCGACCATATCACCGAGGCTGATATCCGCTTGTACCCCACCTTGGTGCGTTTCGACGCCGTCTATCACGGCCACTTTAAGTGCGGCCGAAATAAGATCACCGAGATGCCAAATCTTTGGGGATACTTGCGCGACCTCTTCCAGACCCCAGGCTTTGGTGACACCACCGACTTCACCGAGATCAAGCAGCACTACTACATCACCCACGCAGAAATTAACCCCACTCAGATCGTTCCAGTGGGACCTGATCTCAGTGGCTTCAACACTCCTCACGGCCGTGAGAAGCTGGGTGGATCTCCATTTGCTCCAGGTGTTACCCTGCCGGGACCAATTCCTGCAGGTGAAGAAGTAAAAAACCCTGAGCCTTTCCAGCTCTAA
- a CDS encoding HNH endonuclease family protein, with protein sequence MAKGISSFEDLNKPRSSNKWKPILSGVITLLVVCVALVAYFRDGAEEPVSETTATSSSATKTTVTTTATKTTTVAPSVVSTEPTSTAIPAPSTSPAGDFYAQLASLEVKGRAPSTGYDRDNFGSAWTDDVDVEFGHNGCDTRNDILRRDLINTQIRPGTNDCIVESGTLNDPYSGTTMDFVRGPRSGEVQIDHVVALADAWAKGAQQWDEQTRWNFANDPDNLRAVNGNLNQQKGAGDAATWLPPNKAERCDYAKAIITVKARYGLWVTAAEETALETQLNTCSA encoded by the coding sequence ATGGCAAAAGGTATTTCTAGTTTTGAAGATCTAAATAAACCGCGCTCCTCCAATAAATGGAAGCCCATTCTTTCGGGAGTAATCACCCTTCTTGTGGTGTGCGTAGCGCTAGTGGCATATTTCCGCGATGGAGCAGAGGAGCCAGTTTCAGAAACAACTGCTACCTCGAGTTCTGCCACAAAAACCACGGTAACAACAACTGCCACAAAAACCACGACTGTGGCGCCGTCTGTGGTGTCTACGGAGCCAACATCTACTGCCATTCCAGCACCATCAACCTCACCTGCTGGTGATTTTTATGCGCAGTTAGCTTCCCTAGAGGTAAAAGGACGAGCACCCTCAACCGGCTATGATCGTGACAACTTCGGTTCCGCGTGGACTGATGACGTCGACGTGGAATTTGGACACAATGGCTGCGATACCCGCAATGACATTTTGCGTCGAGACTTGATAAATACTCAGATTCGCCCTGGCACGAACGACTGCATTGTGGAATCAGGCACCCTCAATGATCCCTATTCTGGAACCACCATGGATTTTGTGCGCGGACCGCGCTCTGGTGAGGTGCAAATTGATCACGTTGTTGCACTCGCTGATGCCTGGGCTAAAGGCGCACAGCAATGGGATGAACAAACCCGCTGGAACTTTGCCAACGACCCAGATAATTTACGGGCCGTTAATGGCAACCTCAATCAGCAAAAAGGCGCTGGGGACGCAGCAACCTGGTTGCCACCGAACAAAGCTGAGCGTTGTGACTATGCAAAGGCCATCATCACAGTGAAGGCTCGTTATGGATTGTGGGTAACTGCTGCAGAAGAAACTGCATTAGAGACCCAATTAAATACCTGCAGCGCTTAA